A stretch of Myroides oncorhynchi DNA encodes these proteins:
- a CDS encoding peptidylprolyl isomerase, whose protein sequence is MENGIYAKFNTSKGAILVKLTEELTPGTVGNFVALAEGNLENDARPQGKPYYDGLKFHRVIPDFMIQGGCPLGQGSGGPGYKFDDEFHPALRHDGPGVLSMANAGPGTNGSQFFITHVATPWLDGKHTVFGKVVEGQDIVDAVAQGDILEAVEIIRVGDAAEKWNAIEAFRTFEGSRTKREAEAKKAALAEVEKLAAGFEETASGLRYQMIVNGTGKQAEKGKTVSVHYKGALANGTEFDSSYKRKKPIEFPLGMGHVIEGWDEGIALLKVGDKARFVIPSYLGYGESGAGGVIPPNAVLVFDVELMDVK, encoded by the coding sequence ATGGAAAACGGTATTTACGCTAAGTTCAACACATCAAAAGGAGCTATTTTAGTTAAGCTTACTGAGGAATTAACTCCTGGTACAGTAGGAAACTTCGTAGCTTTAGCAGAAGGTAATCTAGAAAATGATGCACGCCCACAAGGTAAACCTTACTATGATGGTCTTAAATTTCACAGAGTTATTCCTGACTTTATGATTCAAGGAGGTTGTCCATTAGGTCAAGGTTCTGGTGGTCCAGGTTATAAATTTGATGATGAGTTTCATCCAGCGTTAAGACACGATGGTCCTGGAGTATTATCTATGGCTAATGCAGGTCCTGGTACAAACGGATCTCAATTTTTTATTACTCATGTAGCTACTCCTTGGTTAGACGGTAAGCACACTGTTTTTGGTAAAGTTGTAGAAGGACAAGATATCGTTGATGCAGTAGCACAAGGAGATATTTTAGAAGCAGTAGAAATTATCAGAGTAGGTGATGCTGCTGAGAAGTGGAATGCTATAGAGGCATTCAGAACGTTCGAAGGTTCAAGAACAAAAAGAGAAGCAGAAGCGAAAAAAGCTGCTTTAGCTGAAGTAGAAAAATTAGCTGCTGGGTTTGAAGAAACTGCAAGTGGATTAAGATATCAAATGATCGTTAACGGTACTGGTAAACAAGCAGAAAAAGGTAAAACTGTATCTGTACACTATAAAGGTGCTTTAGCTAACGGAACTGAGTTCGATAGTTCATACAAAAGAAAGAAACCAATCGAGTTTCCGTTAGGTATGGGACATGTAATCGAAGGATGGGATGAAGGTATTGCTTTATTAAAAGTGGGTGACAAAGCAAGATTTGTTATTCCTTCTTACTTAGGATACGGTGAGTCTGGTGCAGGTGGAGTTATTCCTCCTAATGCAGTATTAGTATTCGACGTAGAGTTAATGGACGTAAAGTAA
- a CDS encoding pyridoxal-phosphate dependent enzyme, with the protein MKVDFLACLDRIRPYTHYTPIMESGHIENFLGNDLYFKCENFQRAGAFKMRGAVNAILQLTDAQREKGIVTHSSGNFAQALALAAKYIGVKCYIVMPHDAPAVKRNAVIVYGGEIIECAPTLDSRQRICNQILEDTGATFIHPSNDLNVIIGQGTAAMELLEKQPDLDVIITPVGGGGLISGTALAAKAFGKATIEVIGGEPLEADDAYRSMQSGQIECNETTDTIADGLRTQLGDITFPIIRDNVSSIVRVRENEIVSSMRLIWERMKIIVEPSSAVALAVLIKERPSFSGKKVGIILSGGNVDLNNLPFE; encoded by the coding sequence ATGAAAGTGGATTTCTTAGCTTGTTTAGACCGTATTAGACCTTATACTCATTATACTCCTATTATGGAGTCTGGTCATATAGAGAACTTTTTAGGTAATGATTTATATTTTAAGTGTGAGAACTTTCAACGTGCGGGAGCTTTTAAGATGAGAGGAGCTGTAAATGCTATTCTTCAGTTAACAGATGCCCAAAGAGAGAAAGGAATTGTGACACATTCGTCAGGCAATTTTGCTCAAGCATTAGCTTTAGCGGCTAAGTATATCGGTGTAAAATGCTATATAGTAATGCCTCACGATGCGCCAGCTGTGAAGCGCAATGCTGTGATAGTCTATGGTGGAGAGATTATAGAATGCGCTCCTACATTAGACTCTAGACAGCGTATATGTAATCAAATCTTAGAAGATACTGGAGCTACATTTATACATCCATCTAATGATTTAAATGTTATTATAGGACAAGGGACTGCTGCTATGGAACTTTTAGAAAAACAGCCTGATTTAGATGTCATCATTACACCTGTAGGTGGTGGTGGACTTATTTCGGGTACTGCATTAGCAGCTAAAGCATTTGGTAAAGCTACAATAGAAGTTATTGGAGGGGAGCCATTAGAAGCTGATGATGCTTATCGTTCAATGCAAAGTGGACAAATAGAGTGTAATGAAACTACGGATACGATAGCTGATGGTTTACGTACACAGTTAGGCGATATTACTTTTCCGATTATAAGGGATAATGTGTCATCTATCGTTAGAGTACGTGAGAATGAAATAGTTAGTTCGATGAGATTAATATGGGAACGTATGAAGATTATCGTAGAACCGAGTAGTGCAGTTGCTCTTGCTGTATTGATAAAAGAGAGACCGTCTTTCTCTGGTAAGAAAGTAGGAATTATCTTATCAGGAGGCAATGTAGATTTGAATAATCTTCCTTTTGAATAA
- a CDS encoding DMT family transporter — protein MKLKPKHWITLVVLSLIWGSSFILIKRGLEYFTPIQVGALRITFAGLFLLPISLKHISKLPKKTFHWLFLTALVGSFIPMFLFPIAEVHLDSSIAGILNALMSIFVIVLGVLFFKYKTHLGEVTGVILSFIGVILLLQSPDSGNIISSDWFYHLLLVIASLMYAYSGLLTQKYMGNIPPLVWTAFIELVLLIPALIVLISSGFFQTIGEHPEALKGLGFVFLLALFGSALANIYYYKLIHETNASFASSVSLLMPLVAFCWGLFDGEVLGYIQIIGGILIVAGLYFGRKDIKIPTFKKKATQHKI, from the coding sequence TTGAAACTAAAACCTAAACATTGGATTACACTTGTTGTACTCTCACTAATCTGGGGTTCCTCATTTATCTTGATCAAGCGAGGTCTCGAGTACTTCACTCCTATTCAAGTAGGCGCTCTACGAATAACATTCGCCGGACTATTCTTACTTCCTATCTCATTAAAACATATCAGTAAACTTCCTAAGAAAACATTTCACTGGTTATTCTTAACCGCCTTAGTAGGTAGCTTTATACCGATGTTTCTATTCCCGATAGCAGAAGTACATTTAGATAGTTCTATCGCTGGAATACTCAACGCTTTGATGTCAATCTTCGTAATTGTACTTGGGGTCTTATTCTTTAAATATAAAACGCATTTAGGCGAAGTAACAGGAGTTATCCTCTCTTTTATAGGAGTTATATTATTATTACAGTCCCCTGATTCAGGCAATATAATCTCTAGTGATTGGTTCTATCATCTATTATTAGTCATCGCTTCCTTAATGTACGCATACAGTGGTCTATTAACTCAAAAATACATGGGGAATATCCCTCCATTAGTTTGGACGGCCTTTATTGAATTAGTACTTCTTATACCTGCATTAATTGTATTAATCTCTTCAGGTTTTTTTCAAACTATCGGCGAACATCCTGAAGCATTGAAGGGATTAGGCTTTGTCTTTTTACTAGCCTTGTTTGGAAGTGCATTAGCGAATATTTACTACTATAAACTAATACACGAGACCAATGCTAGCTTTGCTTCATCTGTTTCTTTACTTATGCCATTAGTAGCATTCTGTTGGGGGTTATTTGATGGAGAAGTACTTGGTTACATACAGATAATAGGAGGAATACTAATCGTTGCAGGATTATACTTTGGTAGAAAAGACATCAAGATACCTACATTCAAAAAGAAAGCAACACAGCATAAAATATAA
- a CDS encoding FMN-binding glutamate synthase family protein, protein MFHKKFLNRFTFGQLTVAIVFLYLICSIASFIFCNQSTASIVNIIISGFLVTLAVIDKLQDKHTIRKNYPIFARFRYMFEAIRPEMRQYFWEGELDGKPFNRRERSIVYQRAKNEKQTVSFGMQDDPNRIGYEWASHSVYPKHISDTNFRTTIGSDLCSQPYSASVYNISAMSYGALSKKAITALNEGAKIGGFAHNTGEGGISQYHRSGGDIIWQVGTGYFGCRNEKGFFDDALFEERSNYPEVKMIELKLSQGAKPGHGGLLPAEKNTLEISKIRSITPHTTVHSPSSHSAFSNPTELVHFIAKLRKLSNGKPIGFKICIGKKDEFLDIVKAMVETNIYPDFITIDGAEGGTGAAPLEFIDYMGMALNDALVFANKALIENGLRDKVKLLASGRIISAFDIAKTMALGADACYSARGMMFALGCIQALQCDSGHCPVGIATQDETLYKGLDVTDKRMRVANFHKNTMKALGEFISACGYENTQEVNPNTFYKRIDHGVIKSFQDMYFGNLDTRKVK, encoded by the coding sequence ATGTTTCACAAAAAATTTTTAAACCGGTTTACATTTGGACAATTAACGGTTGCTATCGTTTTTCTTTACCTTATCTGCTCTATTGCTTCGTTCATTTTCTGTAACCAATCAACTGCAAGTATAGTAAATATCATTATTTCAGGTTTTCTTGTAACACTTGCTGTAATAGATAAATTACAAGACAAACATACAATTCGTAAAAACTACCCAATTTTCGCAAGATTCAGATATATGTTTGAAGCTATCAGACCTGAGATGCGTCAATACTTCTGGGAAGGTGAATTAGACGGAAAACCATTTAATAGACGTGAACGTTCAATCGTTTATCAAAGAGCAAAAAACGAGAAACAGACTGTTTCTTTTGGTATGCAAGATGACCCTAACCGTATTGGTTACGAATGGGCTTCTCACTCAGTATACCCTAAACATATATCAGATACAAATTTTAGAACTACTATCGGTAGTGACTTATGTAGTCAACCATATAGTGCAAGTGTTTATAACATTAGTGCAATGAGTTATGGTGCTTTAAGTAAAAAAGCAATTACAGCTTTAAACGAAGGAGCTAAGATAGGTGGATTCGCACACAATACAGGAGAAGGTGGAATCAGTCAATACCACCGTTCAGGAGGAGATATCATTTGGCAAGTAGGTACAGGATACTTCGGATGTCGTAATGAGAAAGGTTTCTTTGACGATGCTTTATTTGAAGAGCGTTCTAACTATCCTGAAGTTAAAATGATCGAGCTTAAACTATCTCAAGGAGCAAAACCTGGTCATGGAGGTCTTTTACCTGCTGAGAAGAATACACTTGAGATTTCTAAAATCCGTAGTATTACTCCTCACACTACTGTACACTCTCCATCAAGTCACTCTGCTTTCTCTAACCCAACAGAGTTAGTGCACTTCATCGCTAAGTTGAGAAAGTTATCTAATGGTAAACCTATTGGTTTTAAAATCTGTATTGGTAAAAAAGACGAGTTCTTAGATATCGTGAAAGCGATGGTGGAAACAAATATCTACCCTGACTTTATCACTATTGATGGTGCTGAAGGAGGAACAGGTGCTGCTCCATTAGAGTTTATCGATTATATGGGTATGGCATTAAATGATGCTTTAGTATTCGCTAATAAAGCATTAATCGAAAACGGACTAAGAGATAAAGTTAAATTACTAGCTTCTGGTCGTATTATTTCTGCTTTTGACATTGCTAAAACAATGGCTTTAGGAGCTGATGCTTGTTACAGTGCACGTGGTATGATGTTCGCTTTAGGATGTATCCAAGCTCTACAATGTGATAGTGGTCACTGTCCAGTAGGTATTGCTACTCAAGACGAAACTTTATACAAAGGATTAGACGTTACTGATAAGAGAATGCGTGTAGCTAACTTCCATAAAAATACTATGAAAGCTTTAGGTGAATTTATCTCAGCTTGTGGATATGAAAATACACAAGAAGTTAACCCTAACACATTCTATAAACGTATTGACCACGGTGTAATTAAAAGTTTCCAAGACATGTACTTCGGTAACTTAGACACTAGAAAAGTAAAATAG
- a CDS encoding chloride channel protein, producing MQFNYHNFKEAFTTEHTLLSLSIRWGFIVILVGVAIGSVSALFLHLLELVTEIRIEHAYLLYGLPIGGLSIGLLYHYYGGETNKGNNLIIEEYHTPDKTIPFKMFPLVLIGTLTTHLFGGSAGREGTAIQMGGTIADQFTSLFKLDPEDRDTLLLMGISAGFASVFGTPIAGIFFAFELMLFKKFNIKAILPVIITAYISHYICILWGINHTVYTVDALASYSLTTLASIALAGILFGITAYLFIHSTKLWNKLFTNFITYPPLRPFIGAIIFIILILLIGSTDYLGLGVPIIVNSFTYQMVWNVFLLKIFFTSLTLGAGFKGGEVTPLFFIGATLGSFLSIYLDLPVSLMAALGFVAVFSGATKTPIACTFMGMELFGIEYAILLALTCFIAYRVSGKQSVYNSQYKNNNKTSVSKLN from the coding sequence ATGCAATTTAATTACCACAACTTCAAAGAAGCTTTTACAACAGAACACACTTTATTATCACTATCTATAAGATGGGGATTTATAGTCATACTTGTCGGTGTAGCCATAGGTAGTGTATCCGCCTTATTCTTACACTTACTAGAATTAGTAACAGAGATAAGAATAGAACATGCTTATCTATTATATGGTTTACCTATCGGAGGATTGAGTATTGGCTTACTTTATCACTACTATGGAGGAGAGACTAATAAAGGCAATAATCTTATCATAGAAGAATACCATACCCCTGACAAAACTATACCTTTTAAGATGTTTCCATTAGTCCTTATCGGAACACTAACTACTCACCTATTCGGAGGATCGGCAGGAAGAGAGGGTACAGCTATACAAATGGGAGGTACTATAGCTGATCAATTCACAAGCTTATTTAAACTAGATCCAGAGGATAGAGATACTCTGCTATTAATGGGAATAAGTGCAGGTTTTGCATCCGTTTTTGGTACGCCAATAGCTGGTATATTTTTTGCTTTTGAACTAATGCTATTCAAGAAATTCAATATTAAAGCTATACTACCTGTAATCATCACAGCGTATATCAGTCACTATATATGTATCCTATGGGGAATAAATCACACTGTTTACACAGTAGATGCATTAGCGTCATATAGTTTAACTACACTAGCAAGTATCGCTCTAGCAGGTATCCTCTTTGGGATAACAGCTTATCTATTTATCCATAGCACTAAACTTTGGAATAAGTTATTTACTAATTTTATTACCTACCCTCCTCTAAGACCATTTATAGGGGCGATCATCTTTATAATCCTAATATTACTTATAGGTAGTACAGACTACTTAGGATTAGGAGTTCCTATAATTGTTAATTCCTTTACATATCAGATGGTATGGAACGTCTTCTTATTAAAGATTTTTTTTACAAGTTTAACACTAGGGGCAGGTTTTAAAGGGGGAGAAGTAACTCCTCTCTTCTTTATAGGAGCAACATTAGGAAGCTTCTTATCTATTTACTTAGATTTACCAGTAAGCTTAATGGCTGCATTAGGTTTTGTAGCAGTCTTCTCAGGAGCAACTAAAACACCTATTGCCTGCACATTTATGGGAATGGAGCTTTTTGGCATAGAATATGCTATTTTACTTGCGTTAACATGTTTTATAGCCTATAGAGTCTCTGGAAAACAAAGCGTGTATAATTCACAATATAAAAACAACAATAAAACAAGTGTTTCAAAACTGAATTAA
- a CDS encoding PUR family DNA/RNA-binding protein — MRDNEMLEKEEIFSKVLRAGRRTYFFDVRSTKADDYYITITESKKFTEDDGSFHFKKHKIYLYKEDFGAFREILDEMTQFVVDHKGEEVISERHQKDFKKEYSSEDEVSSFTDVNFDDI, encoded by the coding sequence ATGAGAGATAACGAAATGTTAGAAAAAGAAGAAATTTTTTCAAAAGTACTAAGAGCAGGGAGAAGAACTTATTTCTTTGATGTTAGATCTACAAAGGCAGATGACTATTACATAACAATTACTGAGAGTAAAAAGTTCACAGAAGATGATGGATCTTTTCACTTTAAGAAACACAAAATCTACTTGTACAAAGAAGATTTCGGTGCGTTTAGAGAGATCTTAGATGAGATGACTCAGTTTGTAGTAGATCACAAGGGAGAAGAAGTTATTTCTGAAAGACACCAAAAAGATTTCAAAAAAGAATATTCGTCAGAAGATGAAGTAAGTTCATTTACTGATGTTAATTTTGATGATATTTAA
- a CDS encoding ABC transporter ATP-binding protein — translation MSALRQLNKYFFKYKYRFLIGVIITIAAQIFTLYTPKLVGDSIRTLEQMTVFDKGEVTSILLENIIWILITTLVAGFLTFLMRQTLIVMSRHIEFDLKNDIFKHYEVLSQNFYKRNRTGDLMNRISEDVGKVRQYVGPAVMYSINTLIRFAVVLTQMYLISPQLTFYSLLPLPLLGYYIFKLSRQINERSSIFQANLSKLTTFTQEMFSGIRVIKAYSSEQDKQNEFSELAQESKDKYLKLAKTSALIAPLMIFLIGLSNLVVIAVGALMFFNGQIPDIGIIAQFILYINMLTWPVASLGWVSTMIQEAEASQKRINEFLNEKPDIYNTTHNHTIIGGKIVFDNVSYTYEDTGIKALQNVSFTLEKGKTLAILGKTGSGKSTLLTLISRMYDIDKGTIYIDNTPIKDCNLQDLRQAVAVVPQDAFLFSDSISNNIRFGKENATEEEIIEVAKKAVVHDNIIQFNKGYNTILGERGLTLSGGQKQRVSIARALIKDAPILILDDALSAIDTETEEKILQNLEEHSKNITTLIVTHRVSSAKNADQIIVLDNGQIIEQGTHSELINTEGYYSELYQKQLNEKELL, via the coding sequence ATGAGCGCATTACGTCAATTAAACAAATACTTTTTTAAGTATAAATACCGTTTCTTAATAGGAGTGATCATCACTATAGCGGCACAAATATTCACCTTATACACACCTAAACTAGTTGGAGATTCTATTCGTACATTAGAACAGATGACTGTATTCGATAAAGGAGAGGTGACTTCCATTCTACTTGAGAATATCATTTGGATTCTAATTACAACACTAGTTGCAGGATTCTTAACTTTCTTAATGAGACAGACACTTATCGTGATGTCTCGCCATATAGAATTTGATTTAAAGAATGATATCTTTAAACATTATGAGGTACTTTCTCAAAATTTCTATAAACGCAACAGAACTGGTGATTTAATGAACCGAATCAGCGAAGATGTTGGTAAGGTAAGACAGTATGTGGGACCTGCTGTGATGTATTCTATTAATACTTTAATTAGATTTGCAGTAGTATTAACACAGATGTACTTAATCTCGCCCCAACTGACATTCTATTCACTATTACCTTTGCCTTTATTAGGATATTACATCTTTAAACTAAGCAGACAGATCAATGAGAGAAGTTCAATATTCCAAGCGAACTTATCAAAATTAACAACATTCACTCAAGAAATGTTCTCTGGAATTCGTGTAATCAAAGCCTACTCAAGTGAACAAGACAAACAAAATGAGTTTAGTGAACTAGCACAAGAGAGTAAAGACAAATACTTAAAATTAGCGAAAACAAGTGCGTTAATTGCTCCTTTGATGATATTCTTAATTGGGTTAAGTAACTTAGTGGTTATCGCAGTAGGTGCTTTAATGTTCTTTAACGGTCAAATACCTGATATCGGTATTATCGCACAGTTTATCTTATATATTAATATGTTGACTTGGCCAGTAGCATCACTTGGATGGGTATCTACTATGATACAAGAAGCTGAAGCTTCTCAGAAGCGAATTAATGAGTTCTTAAATGAAAAACCTGATATCTATAATACTACTCATAATCACACAATTATAGGCGGAAAAATAGTTTTTGACAATGTATCCTATACTTATGAAGATACAGGAATTAAAGCACTTCAGAATGTATCATTCACACTAGAAAAAGGAAAAACACTTGCCATACTAGGAAAAACGGGTTCTGGTAAATCTACTCTACTTACGTTAATTAGTAGAATGTATGACATTGATAAAGGGACAATATATATAGATAATACACCTATAAAAGACTGTAATCTTCAAGATCTAAGACAAGCTGTAGCTGTAGTACCACAAGATGCATTCTTGTTTTCAGATAGTATCAGCAATAATATTAGATTTGGAAAAGAGAACGCTACAGAAGAGGAAATTATTGAAGTAGCCAAAAAAGCTGTTGTACATGACAACATCATACAATTTAACAAAGGCTATAATACTATATTAGGAGAAAGAGGATTAACATTATCTGGTGGGCAAAAACAACGTGTTTCAATAGCCAGAGCTCTAATAAAAGATGCTCCAATCTTAATTCTTGACGATGCTTTATCAGCTATAGATACAGAAACTGAAGAGAAAATACTCCAAAATCTAGAAGAACACAGCAAAAATATCACGACATTAATCGTCACGCACAGAGTCTCTTCTGCCAAAAATGCAGACCAAATAATAGTCCTTGATAATGGTCAAATCATAGAACAGGGTACACACAGTGAACTAATAAACACAGAAGGGTACTACAGTGAGCTATACCAAAAACAATTAAATGAAAAAGAATTGTTATAA
- the nusB gene encoding transcription antitermination factor NusB, with protein sequence MLNRRHIRIKVMQTLYAMQQSNSEQIQSGEKFLINSIENLQDLYLLMISTLIEIRKKEVEYISLAQKKHLATAAERNPSKRFIENKVLDLLENSTSISNKIEEKGITTWQVHDNYIQMLLDEVKESSFFKTYMAKGEVTFEDDRQFVCDIFTEVIAPNEKVYEFLEDSKLTWLDDIPVVNTMIQKQLRQLKERDVQFIVPKLYKDSEDQDFAINLYRKTILNFNELTKEFENKTPNWDPERIAELDTIVLRMAICEFLKFGSIPVKVTINEYLEIVKEYSTAKSSIFINGVLDNISKAYNDENRLNKIGKGLL encoded by the coding sequence ATGTTAAACAGAAGACACATTCGTATAAAGGTTATGCAAACGCTTTATGCAATGCAACAAAGTAATTCTGAACAAATTCAGTCAGGAGAAAAGTTTCTAATCAATAGTATAGAAAATCTACAAGATCTATACTTATTAATGATTTCTACATTAATAGAGATTAGAAAGAAAGAAGTCGAGTATATCTCCTTAGCACAAAAAAAACATTTAGCTACAGCTGCAGAACGAAATCCAAGTAAACGATTTATCGAGAATAAAGTTTTAGACTTGTTGGAAAATTCTACATCTATATCAAATAAGATAGAAGAAAAAGGAATTACTACATGGCAAGTACATGATAACTATATTCAAATGTTATTAGATGAAGTTAAAGAAAGCTCTTTCTTTAAAACGTATATGGCGAAGGGAGAAGTTACATTTGAGGATGATCGCCAGTTTGTATGTGATATATTTACTGAAGTGATTGCACCAAATGAAAAGGTGTATGAATTCTTAGAAGATAGTAAACTTACTTGGTTAGACGATATTCCTGTAGTGAATACAATGATTCAAAAACAACTTCGTCAACTTAAGGAGCGCGACGTACAGTTTATAGTTCCTAAGTTATATAAGGATTCAGAAGATCAAGATTTTGCAATCAACTTGTATAGAAAAACAATCCTGAACTTTAATGAATTGACAAAAGAGTTTGAGAATAAGACGCCTAACTGGGATCCAGAACGTATTGCTGAGTTAGATACAATTGTCTTGAGAATGGCTATCTGTGAATTTCTAAAATTTGGTTCTATACCAGTAAAAGTTACTATTAACGAATATTTAGAGATTGTAAAAGAGTATTCTACTGCGAAAAGTAGTATTTTTATCAATGGAGTTTTAGATAATATATCTAAAGCTTATAATGATGAAAATAGATTAAATAAAATAGGAAAAGGACTTTTGTAG
- a CDS encoding DUF1573 domain-containing protein: protein MKKIVLLTLATALTVVSCKESNASSQIDKENAAIVEGVKTSEEYPIIKFDKVVHDFGNILNNEAVTTEFELTNTGKADLIIINTTTSCGCTVPEYQKTPIKPGETSKITVRFQTGAEGQQQKTVTLVTNTEKAEEVLTIKANVGLRDN from the coding sequence ATGAAAAAAATTGTTTTATTAACACTAGCTACAGCTTTAACAGTTGTTTCTTGTAAAGAGAGTAATGCGTCTAGTCAAATTGACAAAGAAAATGCAGCAATTGTAGAGGGAGTTAAGACAAGTGAGGAGTATCCTATTATTAAGTTTGATAAAGTTGTACACGATTTTGGAAATATTCTTAATAATGAAGCCGTTACTACCGAATTTGAACTTACAAATACAGGTAAAGCAGATTTGATTATTATTAATACAACTACATCTTGTGGATGTACTGTACCAGAGTATCAAAAGACGCCTATTAAACCAGGAGAAACTTCTAAAATAACTGTTAGATTCCAAACTGGAGCAGAAGGACAACAGCAAAAAACAGTAACTTTGGTTACGAATACAGAAAAAGCAGAAGAAGTACTTACTATTAAAGCTAATGTAGGACTTCGCGATAATTAA
- the yajC gene encoding preprotein translocase subunit YajC, whose amino-acid sequence MENIQQFLPIILMFVVIYFLMIRPQQKKMKQEKAYEAAIKVGDRIVTKSGIHGRINELNDTTVVIETMAGKLLMERSAISMEMSQKLNEKK is encoded by the coding sequence ATGGAAAACATTCAACAATTTTTACCTATAATTTTAATGTTCGTGGTAATCTACTTTTTAATGATACGCCCACAACAAAAGAAAATGAAACAAGAGAAAGCGTATGAAGCTGCTATCAAAGTAGGTGATCGTATTGTTACTAAGTCTGGAATTCACGGTAGAATCAATGAATTAAACGATACTACAGTTGTTATAGAAACAATGGCAGGTAAGTTATTAATGGAGCGTTCTGCAATCTCTATGGAAATGAGCCAAAAATTAAATGAGAAAAAGTAA
- the gap gene encoding type I glyceraldehyde-3-phosphate dehydrogenase, producing the protein MTKIKIAINGFGRIGRNLFKLLLDHPTIQVVAINDLADAQTMAHLLKYDSIHGILQKEVSFDENHIIVDNTKISFFRESEITGLDWKSLDIDYVVEATGRRKTHSLLEQHIQQGAKRVILSVPPEDYAIKTIVLGVNHDILTGEELIISNASCTTNNAAPMVKVIKELCGIEHAYITTVHSYTTDQSLHDQPHKDLRRARGAAQSIVPTTTGAAKALSKIFPEYEGKIGGGGIRVPVPDGSLTDITCIVKRKVEIEEINEAFKKAAEGELKGILAYTSDPIVSVDIIGNTNSCLYDSQLTSVLDKMVKVVGWYDNEIGYSSRLIDLITYFEKIKK; encoded by the coding sequence ATGACTAAAATAAAAATAGCTATAAATGGTTTCGGACGTATAGGACGCAACCTTTTTAAACTTCTCCTAGATCATCCTACGATACAAGTAGTCGCTATAAATGATCTAGCCGATGCACAGACAATGGCGCATCTACTTAAATACGATAGTATACACGGTATTCTTCAGAAAGAAGTTTCTTTTGATGAGAATCACATTATCGTAGACAATACTAAAATCTCCTTCTTCAGAGAAAGTGAAATCACTGGATTAGATTGGAAATCACTAGATATAGACTATGTAGTAGAAGCTACTGGTCGTAGAAAAACACATAGTTTATTAGAACAACATATTCAACAAGGTGCTAAACGTGTCATCCTATCTGTACCACCAGAGGATTATGCAATAAAGACTATTGTACTGGGAGTTAATCACGATATCCTAACAGGTGAAGAACTAATCATCTCTAATGCGAGCTGTACTACTAATAATGCTGCTCCTATGGTCAAAGTGATTAAAGAGCTATGCGGTATAGAGCATGCATACATTACTACTGTACATTCTTATACGACAGATCAAAGCTTACACGATCAGCCACATAAAGATTTACGCAGAGCTAGAGGAGCTGCTCAGTCTATAGTACCTACTACCACTGGTGCCGCAAAAGCTTTGTCTAAAATATTCCCAGAGTATGAGGGCAAGATAGGTGGTGGTGGTATCCGTGTACCTGTACCTGATGGATCACTAACTGACATTACATGTATTGTCAAAAGAAAAGTAGAAATAGAAGAAATAAACGAGGCGTTCAAAAAAGCTGCCGAGGGAGAATTAAAAGGTATATTAGCCTACACTTCTGACCCTATCGTTTCTGTAGACATCATAGGTAACACGAATTCGTGCTTATATGATTCACAACTGACTTCTGTATTAGATAAGATGGTAAAGGTAGTAGGATGGTATGATAATGAGATAGGATATTCGTCTCGATTAATAGACCTGATTACATACTTCGAGAAGATAAAAAAGTAA